GATGTGAAACATGTAAAGGCTCCGCGGGTCAACGCTGTGGACAGCACCGGGGCCGGAGACGCGTTCAACGGGGCCTTAGCCACTGCTCTTGCGCGGGGATACACTGTTTTGGAAGCGGTTGAGTATGCTTGCCATGCAGGTGCTTTTTTGGCGGCGAGGATTAGAGGCGGGGAGCTTGTAGAGGCTCTCCCCGAGGAGAGGGAGCTGGAGAAGTTTATTTCTGAGCATAGAGTTTAGCCCTATGCATGTCGGCTAAGGAGCCTCAGGTGGGTGAGGAGTTTTACCATGTCAGAGTGCGGAGAGGCGAGATTGCGCCGTATGTTTTGATGCCCGGCGACCCTGACCGTGTTCTGAAGATTGCACAGTTCTGGGATGAGGGTCGTGAAATATCTTTTCACAGGGAGTACAGGGTCTGGAACGGGAGAGTTGGAGAGGTTGGTATTGCCGCGTGTTCAACAGGCATAGGAGCTCCATCGACGGCGATAGCTGTTGAGGAGCTTGCGAGAGCGGGCTGCCACACCTTCATCAGAGTTGGAAGCTGCGGAGCCATACAACCTGGCATAGAGATAGGAGACCAGATAATCTCGGTTGCGGCTGTAAGGCTCGAGGGCACATCCCATCAATATGCGTTGCCCAGCTATCCTGCATACGCACATTATGAGGTTGTGCTCGCGTTGATAGAGGCCGCTGAAACATTAGGCGCAAGATATCATTTGGGTGTTACAGCGTCCACAGACAGCTTCTACCCTGGCCAAGGTAGGCCCGGCTACCGTGGATACTGGTGGAGCTACTCAAAAAACATCATAGACGATTTAAGGGCCATGAATGTGCTGAACATTGAGATGGAGGCCTCTGCGTTGTTCGTAATCGCGGGCCTGTATGGTTTGAG
The sequence above is drawn from the Candidatus Caldarchaeum subterraneum genome and encodes:
- a CDS encoding uridine phosphorylase — translated: MSAKEPQVGEEFYHVRVRRGEIAPYVLMPGDPDRVLKIAQFWDEGREISFHREYRVWNGRVGEVGIAACSTGIGAPSTAIAVEELARAGCHTFIRVGSCGAIQPGIEIGDQIISVAAVRLEGTSHQYALPSYPAYAHYEVVLALIEAAETLGARYHLGVTASTDSFYPGQGRPGYRGYWWSYSKNIIDDLRAMNVLNIEMEASALFVIAGLYGLRSGAVCSVFANRVDDKFGVKGEETTSKIATEAVKILAEWDERKKRHRRNHLSASLLKL